Part of the Bradyrhizobium sp. AZCC 1721 genome, GCACAATCATCGCAGCGTCAGCGAAGCCATCGCCGCGGTCGCCGCGATGAAGCGCGATTTCACGGTGGAAGACGTCTATGCCCGCGGCGCGCGCGTGATCGAGCGCGCCATCGTGCATGGCACCACGCGGATGCGTACCCATGTCGAAATCGATCCGCGGATCGGCTTGCGCGGTTTTGAGGCGGTGAAAGCGCTCAAGCGCGATTATGCCTGGGCGCTCGATCTTTCGATCTGCGTGTTTCCGCAGGAGGGCCTGACCAACGATCCCGGCGCCGAGGAACTGCTCATTGCGGCCCTGCGCGACGGCGGTGAGGTGATCGGCGGCTGCCCCTATATGGACACCGATCCGAACACGCATCTCGAAAAGATCTTCGACCTCGCGCAGCAATTCGATGTCGATATCGACCTGCACCTCGACTTCGATCTCGATCCGTCCTGGTGGCATCTCGACGAGGTCTGCAGGCAGACCGAGCGGCGCAATTACCATGGCCGCGTCGCGATCGGTCACGCCACCAAATTATCGGCGCTGCCGCCGGACCGGCTGAAGGCGGCAACGGCGCGGCTGGCGAAATCCGGCGTCGCCGTCACCGTGCTGCCCGCGACCGATCTCTATCTGATGGGCCGCGACGCCACGCATAACGCGCCGCGCGGGCTGACGGTGGCGCACAAGTTGGTTGAAGATGGCGTTCTCTGTTCGGTGGCGACCAACAATGTGCTCAATCCCTTCACGCCGTTCGGCGACGCCTCGCTGCTACGGATGGCGAATTTCTACGCCAATGTCGCACATGCCGGGATCAGCGATTTCGACGCCTGCCTCGATCTCGTGACCGAGCTGCCGGCACGGCTGATGAACCTGCGCGACTACGGCGTCGCGGTGGGCAATCCGGCGGACCTGATCATTCTCGATACCGACAGCGGGACAAACGCGATTGCGGAATTGCCTGATGTGCTGATGGGCTTCAAGAACGGGCGGCAGGTGTTCGAGCGGCGAAAGCCGACGCTATTTGCTCCGTAGGTTGCTGAGCCGGACCTTCGGGCGCGTCTCCGGACGATGCTTCGTATAGCCGGGCGAACCATGCAGGCCATGCCGTGCCTTATGCGCTGCCCTGCAATTGACGATCCCGCCGATCCATTGTT contains:
- a CDS encoding amidohydrolase family protein, whose translation is MNTKTAFDLIFRNARTRTSATPVDIGIAGGRIVAIEPRLACEAAEIEVGGKLALPGFVDAHIHLDKACLLGRCAHNHRSVSEAIAAVAAMKRDFTVEDVYARGARVIERAIVHGTTRMRTHVEIDPRIGLRGFEAVKALKRDYAWALDLSICVFPQEGLTNDPGAEELLIAALRDGGEVIGGCPYMDTDPNTHLEKIFDLAQQFDVDIDLHLDFDLDPSWWHLDEVCRQTERRNYHGRVAIGHATKLSALPPDRLKAATARLAKSGVAVTVLPATDLYLMGRDATHNAPRGLTVAHKLVEDGVLCSVATNNVLNPFTPFGDASLLRMANFYANVAHAGISDFDACLDLVTELPARLMNLRDYGVAVGNPADLIILDTDSGTNAIAELPDVLMGFKNGRQVFERRKPTLFAP